ACCCTTGTATTAGCAGTCTGTTAAACTAACACATGTAAAAATCCTTAATGCGACACTAGATACAATACCGTTTActattgtttttgtcattttggacATTAGTGGAAAGTTTGACACAGACTGTAGATGTGTGAATACATGAATAACTCTTTCCCTTTTTGTTTCACAGCGACCTGCTGCCTTAGTTATACTAAACACCCCAGACGCTGTGCAGTTCTGAAAGGCTATGATATCCAGGGCATAACTGGCGGCTGTGATCTTGCAGCTATTatgtaagtatttttattttgtgtatgtTTGATGCATGTTAAGTTAGGAATTATAAAAATGTGGCaacaacttttatttatatatgaattCAGGGCGATGAAGACACTTAAAAAGTGTCTCAATCACCCTGAATTCATGCTATTcaattaattgtttattaaattgcttattaataaatgtatattaaaaaactattaaactattaaatttatattaatacaatattaaagcttattaataaacattcaacttttgtctattattgttgtctctaattgcatctggtttttaatttcccaactattttgggttcattttaagatggccatatagcaatttttaaacaatagttggtttaaataaaactacccagcaggttgggcaaacatttaacccaaccgctgggttaaaacaacccaatcgctgggtttgtccattttcaacccaacttgggttgtttttaacccagcattttttagagtgtaactatatatatatatatatatatatatatatatatatatatatatatatatatatatatatatatatatattatttcactGTACATTCCCAagctttaatattattatagttttcaTATAAAGCATTGTGAGTTTTGTTAATTGATTTTTAAACTTATCAACCATTCTTTCTTTGTATATTTTTGTGGGTTGAATTTGCAGTGCCACATGAATACACTGTGTTGACCTTGATTTGATACGCCAAATGATAATATTGTCTCTGATGCTAGGGTTCATGGTATTTTATGTCATTGCAGCTTCCACACTGAAAAAGGAAGATTAATCTGTGCTGACCCCACACAACCTTGGACACAAAAAAGAGTCGAGTGCTTAAAGTATGACAAAGTGACTTATCAATCACTAACATGAAAGAATGCTGTCTTACCACATACTGTGTGCTAAAAATTAACGGAAATGTTCTTTCCCCTGTAGGATGAAAGCAGCACATGTGAAGAAAATCAGCTCTACGAATTACTCTTAAGAATGCAAAAAAATTACTTCTGAAAAtctttctatatatacatataattataTTCTTTATTGGCATTACTTAATTGCACTTTCTTCAACAGATTATTTATAGAGGGCAAATTACAAGCTACTTAATAGATTTGCTATGTAttttagaacttttttttgcaaaatactttttgtactgATAACTAACTCACTAATTCagttcattgttttgtttttttaactaattctaataccatttaaatgttttctataaagaaattatatatttaaaagaatgaTGTATTTGATACCTGTAAACCATTCACAAATGGTCTTGAGCCtgtattttattctttattttgtgTAATGGTGCCTATGGTTACTCAGTGCTGCCCTCTTCTGTTCAAGTCATGCCAGTATGCAAAGTAGGAATTTTTTTCCACTATATAAActctataaaattaaataaacattgtaTGCAATTGTATATTTCACTCATATATTCCTTTatttttgtactgtattttttaaataaaggtcCTTCATTTCACTCTGCATTTCTGTAAGGGGGGACTAATTAGTTTTAACTAATTgttattgaactagcatattgcatataaaaattagtacatactttgacctgtggagggcagttatACACTTAGCAAAATTTTTgggggatcgtgtagaacaatttgaagctgcagtgaaactaattatgaccttcaactgtttggtgcccattgaagtccactatatggagaaaaatcctggaatgttttcatcaaaaactttaatttcttttcgactgaaaaaacaaagacatgaacatcttggatgacatggggtgagtaaattatcaggaaaaatttatttaaaagtggactaatcctttaagtgatgTTTGatcattaatgatgaacacctgttGTTAAcaagaatcactgaagaaaagagagctacaactgacttcagccaaaaCCATTTAATTGAAATCAACTAAaggtaaaagacattaaatctagATCTGATTTACTTATTATAACCAGATTGTCACACGTCTAAAGaatttcttattgagaattaacaggaTGTTTAGATGTTGGTGTTTTAAGTATGCCACCATAAtggaggtcagggtttgttttagttgggctcttgacccttttatgtttttaaattaatttgtgtttgaacAATTGTAATAGTGTTTCACAGCAAACACTTGTACATTGTTGAATCAAAAGACTAAAGGAGCAGCTCAGCTTGAATTTGTGGCTTGaaagccatttcaaattagGATCATAAAGAGGTCTCTTTCTCTTTGGTTTCTTCACTGAGATTCAGATACTACAAATCTGCAACAAAATAATTCCATTAAACAAATGCCACCGTAATGCTTCAGTATTAAAAATGATCAACTATTACCACTCAGGCTTATACATGAAAATATAGCATACAATcctcaacagtggtgacaataattattcatactgcagtgcatgatgggagttTTGTCCTATGGTgatacccagcatgcattgcagtgTGAAGCATTTTTTATCACCGTTGCGATTCacatgctgattcttgatgtctgtgtgtgtctaagtagttcaaatatttcttaaaacaCATGGTTTTAAAAATTACTCAATATATCTGTTTGCTGCAGCACTTTAGTTTAACAGGGTTGGTAATGCAAAACCATTGTTGCAATAGAACGTTCTATTGAGTGttgcttcttgttagtgtatattcttggGTATACAACCCAAGAGGCGACAGTTTTTACAGCTAACCGCAATATAGCGCgggctttggtgagaactaaacaaataattaattactacagtagtaatttctcgatagaaatgatatcaagattgaaatatgttggtcaaaatcgtacatttacacacaaactgagcagcaaacgcaactttcggacgccatctttatttttctagctcaacccTGCAAACACGTCCAGTTGGGGCCCACATGGGCCTCGCTTGGGCTAGTTGGGCTTCGGCTGGGCATGGGCTCAGGGTGGGCTGTTGTTGTTGGGCCCCACATGGGCAGTAGATAGGCTAAAGGGCTCCATTCAAAATTGACTGTCAGACATGGATGCTATTTTTAACAATATAGACTCTGGGCTAGGTCCActttttatacaaattttatTAGATTAGCTGCTGTCTGtaacatttttgtgt
The nucleotide sequence above comes from Chanodichthys erythropterus isolate Z2021 chromosome 23, ASM2448905v1, whole genome shotgun sequence. Encoded proteins:
- the LOC137013796 gene encoding C-C motif chemokine 20-like; the encoded protein is MVIKMCILTLVTLLLFQVETDAATCCLSYTKHPRRCAVLKGYDIQGITGGCDLAAIIFHTEKGRLICADPTQPWTQKRVECLKMKAAHVKKISSTNYS